One segment of Salvia splendens isolate huo1 chromosome 20, SspV2, whole genome shotgun sequence DNA contains the following:
- the LOC121782197 gene encoding uncharacterized protein LOC121782197 isoform X2 codes for MIPAETDLNALPLLSSIPERVLPIAATQAKTDGDSSWQGVSITSSLARKGEALAVTGLAEYGDEIDVIAPADILKQVFKIPYSKARVSIAVHRVGQTLVLNSGPDSEEGEKLIRRQNHQPKCVDQSLFLNFAMHSVRMEACDCPPSHNTSTEEQFKSSNYTDECITSEGSIGPSNHPKQGHHAPDRQREGIVQKDKYGNQEEFPSGRKEDDAFWGKKKNKRHKGSETTKKVSEVKEKLRCPVQESEKYRKVGADDFLRILFWQFHNFRMLLGSDLLIFSNEKFAAVSLHLWDVSRKVTPLTWLEAWLDNFMASVPELAICYHENGVVQGYELLKTDDIFLLKGVSDDGTPAFHPNVVQQNGLSVMRFLEENCKQDPGAYWLYKSAGEDVVQLFDLSVIPKNHSADNCHDATGPLPSLIYGRRSDSVLSLGTLLYRIAHRLSLSMSSNNRARCASYFQKCLSFLDEPDHLVVRALAHEQFARLLLTYKEEFELTSAVPPVKSEVIISDAEEESVDFISGSTSSIQDIVYPPVSTVEKPDNAGSLQHIELEKTSQKSCGQDIPSSEMEEVVDMTAGGRNFSDVNSYDFAASNLLKKTEDLVQTVSDPLSSKLAAIHHVSQAIKSLRWTRQFQSARQDLNLENEVKDDLTSSMDFSVCACGDSDCIEVCDIREWLPTSKIDDKLWKLVLLLGESYLALGQVYKDDGQLYQALKVVELACLVYGSMPRDTGFISSMVCSSFTPNDDISENESAMNGDVLVSSNYLFWSKAWTLVGDVHVDFYLKKGQDVSSQREVKECTKSLKISSEVLKEVVRLKKKIGQFTENCRSCSLVNCSCQSDRASSGSSASSSVRDAYPSAYGRKQNKKPHGRNSLYTHTGDNNNHVSQKMGLKNTYGPEHIKHPKSDTCVDSRNENFTISDAMEEMNLKTASSETADVSKEKDNARGAEETHPEAISTGKSAAKSGGIFKFLRGSVSGDADCKLSGALSCYEEALKAMGRLPPSSMESQSVLKKKGWVCNELGRNRIERKDLSKAETAFAKAIDAFREVEDHTNVILINCNLGHGRRALAEDMASKVESLKKHALFQKSYLQALETAKLQYREALRYYGAAKTELNAFVEKVGPLSSSVKNEVNTQFAHTYLKLGMLLARENTFAEVYENGVLEDCSSPSPSQTQTEHRKHEISANDAIREALAVYESLGEVRRQEAAYAYFQLACYQRDCVLRFMESDQKQNTLNKVESSVVQKVKQYASLAERNWQKSIDFYGPKTHPVMFLTILTDRSALLFSLSSYLHSSMMLESALTRLLEGRLASESTSLRDQTPEICAKFWCQLQTVLKSMLATARSTRANKHSINTQQTPSKSSDAKKLSELYKISLKSPNFGQLNKMHSLWTA; via the exons ATGATTCCTGCAGAAACTGATCTGAATGCACTCCCTTTACTATCAAGTATTCCTGAAAGAGTGTTACCAATTGCCGCCACACAGGCAAAAACAGATGGAG ATTCTTCCTGGCAAGGTGTGTCTATTACGTCAAGTCTTGCAAGGAAAGGAGAAGCACTTGCTGTAACTGGTTTAGCAGAATATGGAGACGAGATAGATGTGATAGCCCCAGCTGATATTCTAAAACAAGTATTTAAGATACCATACTCCAAGGCTCGAGTCTCAATTGCAGTTCACCGTGTTGGACAAACACTCGTCCTGAATAGCGG GCCTGATTCTGAAGAAGGAGAAAAACTTATCCGAAGGCAAAACCATCAGCCAAAATGTGTAGATCAGTCCTTGTTTCTGAACTTTGCAATGCATTCGGTAAGAATGGAGGCTTGTGATTGCCCTCCGAGTCATAACACTTCAACGGAGGAGCAGTTTAAATCATCTAATTACACTGATGAATGCATTACAAGTGAAGGGTCGATTGGACCCTCAAACCACCCGAAGCAAGGGCATCATGCACCGGATAGGCAGCGTGAAGGTATTGTTCAGAAAGACAAATATGGCAATCAAGAAGAGTTCCCCTCAGGCAGAAAGGAGGATGATGCTTTCTGGgggaagaaaaagaataaaagacATAAAGGTAGTGAAACTACCAAGAAGGTCTCAGAAGTCAAAGAAAAGCTAAGGTGCCCGGTTCAAGAATCTGAAAAGTACAGAAAAGTTGGTGCAGATGATTTTCTAAGGATTCTATTCTGGCAGTTCCATAACTTCCGTATGCTTTTGGGAAGTGACTTGCTAATCTTTAGCAATGAAAAATTTGCAGCCGTGAGCTTGCATTTATGGGATGTTTCACGGAAG GTCACTCCATTGACCTGGCTTGAGGCATGGTTGGACAACTTTATGGCTAGTGTTCCTGAATTGGCCATCTGCTATCACGAGAATGGTGTCGTTCAGGGATACGAGCTATTGAAAACTGATGATATTTTTCTACTGAAAGGTGTATCTGATGATGGAACTCCTGCTTTTCATCCTAATGTTGTCCAGCAAAATGGTCTTTCTGTTATGAGGTTCCTTGAGGAGAACTGCAAGCAAGACCCTGGGGCTTACTGG CTTTATAAAAGTGCTGGAGAAGATGTTGTGCAGCTGTTTGATCTTTCAGTCATTCCTAAAAACCATTCTGCTGATAATTGTCATGATGCTACTGGCCCGTTGCCATCTTTGATTTATGGAAGAAGAAGTGATTCTGTTCTCTCCCTGGGCACTCTACTTTACCGAATAGCACATAGATTATCACTGTCAATG tcTTCTAATAACAGGGCAAGATGCGCAAGCTATTTCCAAAAGTGTCTTAGTTTCTTGGATGAACCAGATCATCTA GTGGTGCGTGCGCTTGCTCATGAACAATTTGCAAGGCTCCTCTTGACCTACAAAGAAGAGTTTGAGTTAACATCTGCAGTGCCTCCGGTAAAGTCAGAAGTTATTATTTCTGATGCTGAAGAAGAGTCAGTAGATTTTATTAGTGGCTCAACATCAAGTATTCAAGATATTGTCTATCCACCTGTCAGCACAGTTGAAAAGCCTGACAATGCAGGTTCTCTACAACATATCGAACTAGAAAAGACTTCTCAGAAGTCATGTGGCCAAGATATACCTTCGTCTGAAATGGAAGAAGTAGTAGATATGACAGCAGGAGGTAGGAATTTTTCTGATGTTAATAGCTATGACTTTGCAGCCTCTAATTTGCTGAAAAAAACTGAAGATCTGGTTCAGACTGTTTCTGATCCACTGTCTTCCAAGCTTGCTGCTATACATCATGTCTCTCAAGCCATCAAGTCACTCAGGTGGACAAGGCAATTTCAGTCTGCCAGGCAAGATCTGAACCTTGAAAATGAAGTTAAAGATGATTTGACTTCGTCAATGGATTTCTCTGTCTGTGCCTGTGGAGACTCTGATTGTATTGAAGTTTGTGATATTAGGGAGTGGCTTCCCACATCGAAAATAGATGATAAATTGTGGAAACTTGTTCTATTGTTGGGAGAATCTTATTTGGCACTTGGTCAAGTTTATAAGGACGATGGCCAGCTGTATCAAGCTTTGAAGGTTGTAGAGCTGGCTTGTTTGGTCTATGGATCAATGCCTCGAGACACAGGATTCATTTCTTCCATGGTTTGTAGTTCATTCACCCCAAATGATGATATAAGTGAAAATGAGTCTGCTATGAATGGTGATGTTCTTGTGTCCTCTAATTACCTCTTCTGGTCTAAAGCTTGGACTCTGGTGGGTGATGTACATGTTGACTTTTATTTGAAGAAAGGTCAAGACGTCTCAAGCCAAAGAGAAGTGAAAGAATGCACCAAGAGCTTGAAAATATCATCTGAAGTATTGAAGGAGGTTGTAAGGCTGAAGAAGAAGATTGGGCAATTTACGGAAAACTGTCGTTCTTGTTCTTTAGTGAACTGCAGCTGCCAGAGTGACAGGGCCAGTAGCGGCAGCAGTGCCAGCAGTAGTGTTCGGGATGCATACCCATCTGCTTATGGTAGAAAGCAGAATAAGAAGCCACATGGCAGAAACAGCCTCTATACACATACTGGGGACAACAATAATCATGTTTCTCAGAAAATGGGCCTAAAAAATACTTATGGACCTGAACATATCAAGCATCCGAAGAGTGATACCTGTGTAGATAGTAGGAATGAGAATTTTACGATTTCAGATGCAATGGAGGAGATGAATTTGAAAACTGCCAGCTCTGAAACAGCTGATGtttcaaaagaaaaagataatgCAAGGGGTGCAGAAGAAACTCATCCAGAAGCTATTTCCACCGGAAAATCTGCAGCTAAAAGTGGTGGTATATTTAAATTCTTGAGAGGTTCTGTGAGTGGAGATGCAGACTGTAAATTGTCTGGTGCACTAAGCTGTTATGAAGAAGCTCTCAAAGCTATGGGTAGGCTTCCTCCGAGTTCAATGGAATCACAATCAGTACTGAAAAAGAAAGGATGGGTGTGCAATGAATTAGGGAGAAACAGGATCGAAAGGAAGGATTTGAGCAAAGCTGAAACTGCGTTTGCCAAGGCAATAGATGCATTTAGAGAAGTAGAagaccacaccaatgtcatcctGATCAACTGTAACTTGGGCCACGGACGACGTGCATTAGCAGAAGATATGGCATCCAAAGTTGAAAGTCTCAAGAAACATGCCTTGTTCCAAAAATCATATTTGCAGGCACTCGAGACTGCAAAATTACAGTACAGGGAAGCACTCAGGTACTATGGAGCTGCCAAAACAGAACTTAATGCTTTTGTTGAAAAAGTGGGTCCTCTATCTAGCAGTGTCAAAAATGAAGTGAACACGCAGTTCGCACATACGTATCTGAAGCTTGGTATGCTACTAGCTAGGGAAAACACTTTTGCCGAGGTTTATGAAAATGGTGTTCTGGAAGATTGCTCTAGTCCGTCACCAAGTCAAACTCAAACTGAACACAGGAAGCATGAAATATCAGCAAATGATGCAATCCGGGAGGCCTTGGCTGTCTATGAGTCACTCGGTGAGGTGAGGCGACAAGAGGCAGCATATGCTTATTTTCAACTTGCTTGTTATCAAAGGGATTGTGTTTTGAGGTTTATGGAGTCGGATCAAAAGCAAAACACTTTAAACAAAGTTGAAAGCAGTGTTGTTCAAAAGGTAAAGCAGTATGCTTCCCTCGCAGAAAGGAATTGGCAAAAGTCCATTGATTTCTATGGGCCAAAAACACACCCTGTGATGTTCTTGACTATCCTTACTGATAGATCAGCTTTGTTGTTTAGCCTTTCAAGTTACCTCCACTCAAGCATG ATGCTTGAATCAGCCCTAACTCGTCTGCTTGAAGGACGCCTTGCATCTGAAAGCACATCGCTACGTGATCAAACTCCTGAGATTTGTGCTAAGTTTTGGTGTCAGCTTCAAACAGTCTTGAAGAGTATGCTGGCCACAGCACGCTCCACAAGAGCAAATAAACATTCTATCAACACTCAGCAAACCCCCAGTAAATCTTCCGATGCAAAAAAGCTTTCAGAGCTTTACAAGATCTCTTTGAAGTCACCCAATTTCGGTCAGCTGAACAAGATGCACAGCTTGTGGACTGCGTAG
- the LOC121782197 gene encoding uncharacterized protein LOC121782197 isoform X1, with translation MEKQGSGSLELQCVGKLEIARPKPAGFLCGSIPVTTDEAFHDFSSAALVPSPNTLCAPRYRMIPAETDLNALPLLSSIPERVLPIAATQAKTDGDSSWQGVSITSSLARKGEALAVTGLAEYGDEIDVIAPADILKQVFKIPYSKARVSIAVHRVGQTLVLNSGPDSEEGEKLIRRQNHQPKCVDQSLFLNFAMHSVRMEACDCPPSHNTSTEEQFKSSNYTDECITSEGSIGPSNHPKQGHHAPDRQREGIVQKDKYGNQEEFPSGRKEDDAFWGKKKNKRHKGSETTKKVSEVKEKLRCPVQESEKYRKVGADDFLRILFWQFHNFRMLLGSDLLIFSNEKFAAVSLHLWDVSRKVTPLTWLEAWLDNFMASVPELAICYHENGVVQGYELLKTDDIFLLKGVSDDGTPAFHPNVVQQNGLSVMRFLEENCKQDPGAYWLYKSAGEDVVQLFDLSVIPKNHSADNCHDATGPLPSLIYGRRSDSVLSLGTLLYRIAHRLSLSMSSNNRARCASYFQKCLSFLDEPDHLVVRALAHEQFARLLLTYKEEFELTSAVPPVKSEVIISDAEEESVDFISGSTSSIQDIVYPPVSTVEKPDNAGSLQHIELEKTSQKSCGQDIPSSEMEEVVDMTAGGRNFSDVNSYDFAASNLLKKTEDLVQTVSDPLSSKLAAIHHVSQAIKSLRWTRQFQSARQDLNLENEVKDDLTSSMDFSVCACGDSDCIEVCDIREWLPTSKIDDKLWKLVLLLGESYLALGQVYKDDGQLYQALKVVELACLVYGSMPRDTGFISSMVCSSFTPNDDISENESAMNGDVLVSSNYLFWSKAWTLVGDVHVDFYLKKGQDVSSQREVKECTKSLKISSEVLKEVVRLKKKIGQFTENCRSCSLVNCSCQSDRASSGSSASSSVRDAYPSAYGRKQNKKPHGRNSLYTHTGDNNNHVSQKMGLKNTYGPEHIKHPKSDTCVDSRNENFTISDAMEEMNLKTASSETADVSKEKDNARGAEETHPEAISTGKSAAKSGGIFKFLRGSVSGDADCKLSGALSCYEEALKAMGRLPPSSMESQSVLKKKGWVCNELGRNRIERKDLSKAETAFAKAIDAFREVEDHTNVILINCNLGHGRRALAEDMASKVESLKKHALFQKSYLQALETAKLQYREALRYYGAAKTELNAFVEKVGPLSSSVKNEVNTQFAHTYLKLGMLLARENTFAEVYENGVLEDCSSPSPSQTQTEHRKHEISANDAIREALAVYESLGEVRRQEAAYAYFQLACYQRDCVLRFMESDQKQNTLNKVESSVVQKVKQYASLAERNWQKSIDFYGPKTHPVMFLTILTDRSALLFSLSSYLHSSMMLESALTRLLEGRLASESTSLRDQTPEICAKFWCQLQTVLKSMLATARSTRANKHSINTQQTPSKSSDAKKLSELYKISLKSPNFGQLNKMHSLWTA, from the exons ATGGAGAAGCAGGGATCAGGTTCGCTGGAATTACAATGCGTCGGAAAACTGGAAATCGCGCGGCCGAAGCCCGCCGGTTTTCTTTGCGGCTCAATTCCGGTGACCACCGATGAGGCTTTTCACGATTTTAGCTCCGCAGCTCTAGTTCCGTCTCCGAATAC GTTATGCGCTCCAAGGTATCGGATGATTCCTGCAGAAACTGATCTGAATGCACTCCCTTTACTATCAAGTATTCCTGAAAGAGTGTTACCAATTGCCGCCACACAGGCAAAAACAGATGGAG ATTCTTCCTGGCAAGGTGTGTCTATTACGTCAAGTCTTGCAAGGAAAGGAGAAGCACTTGCTGTAACTGGTTTAGCAGAATATGGAGACGAGATAGATGTGATAGCCCCAGCTGATATTCTAAAACAAGTATTTAAGATACCATACTCCAAGGCTCGAGTCTCAATTGCAGTTCACCGTGTTGGACAAACACTCGTCCTGAATAGCGG GCCTGATTCTGAAGAAGGAGAAAAACTTATCCGAAGGCAAAACCATCAGCCAAAATGTGTAGATCAGTCCTTGTTTCTGAACTTTGCAATGCATTCGGTAAGAATGGAGGCTTGTGATTGCCCTCCGAGTCATAACACTTCAACGGAGGAGCAGTTTAAATCATCTAATTACACTGATGAATGCATTACAAGTGAAGGGTCGATTGGACCCTCAAACCACCCGAAGCAAGGGCATCATGCACCGGATAGGCAGCGTGAAGGTATTGTTCAGAAAGACAAATATGGCAATCAAGAAGAGTTCCCCTCAGGCAGAAAGGAGGATGATGCTTTCTGGgggaagaaaaagaataaaagacATAAAGGTAGTGAAACTACCAAGAAGGTCTCAGAAGTCAAAGAAAAGCTAAGGTGCCCGGTTCAAGAATCTGAAAAGTACAGAAAAGTTGGTGCAGATGATTTTCTAAGGATTCTATTCTGGCAGTTCCATAACTTCCGTATGCTTTTGGGAAGTGACTTGCTAATCTTTAGCAATGAAAAATTTGCAGCCGTGAGCTTGCATTTATGGGATGTTTCACGGAAG GTCACTCCATTGACCTGGCTTGAGGCATGGTTGGACAACTTTATGGCTAGTGTTCCTGAATTGGCCATCTGCTATCACGAGAATGGTGTCGTTCAGGGATACGAGCTATTGAAAACTGATGATATTTTTCTACTGAAAGGTGTATCTGATGATGGAACTCCTGCTTTTCATCCTAATGTTGTCCAGCAAAATGGTCTTTCTGTTATGAGGTTCCTTGAGGAGAACTGCAAGCAAGACCCTGGGGCTTACTGG CTTTATAAAAGTGCTGGAGAAGATGTTGTGCAGCTGTTTGATCTTTCAGTCATTCCTAAAAACCATTCTGCTGATAATTGTCATGATGCTACTGGCCCGTTGCCATCTTTGATTTATGGAAGAAGAAGTGATTCTGTTCTCTCCCTGGGCACTCTACTTTACCGAATAGCACATAGATTATCACTGTCAATG tcTTCTAATAACAGGGCAAGATGCGCAAGCTATTTCCAAAAGTGTCTTAGTTTCTTGGATGAACCAGATCATCTA GTGGTGCGTGCGCTTGCTCATGAACAATTTGCAAGGCTCCTCTTGACCTACAAAGAAGAGTTTGAGTTAACATCTGCAGTGCCTCCGGTAAAGTCAGAAGTTATTATTTCTGATGCTGAAGAAGAGTCAGTAGATTTTATTAGTGGCTCAACATCAAGTATTCAAGATATTGTCTATCCACCTGTCAGCACAGTTGAAAAGCCTGACAATGCAGGTTCTCTACAACATATCGAACTAGAAAAGACTTCTCAGAAGTCATGTGGCCAAGATATACCTTCGTCTGAAATGGAAGAAGTAGTAGATATGACAGCAGGAGGTAGGAATTTTTCTGATGTTAATAGCTATGACTTTGCAGCCTCTAATTTGCTGAAAAAAACTGAAGATCTGGTTCAGACTGTTTCTGATCCACTGTCTTCCAAGCTTGCTGCTATACATCATGTCTCTCAAGCCATCAAGTCACTCAGGTGGACAAGGCAATTTCAGTCTGCCAGGCAAGATCTGAACCTTGAAAATGAAGTTAAAGATGATTTGACTTCGTCAATGGATTTCTCTGTCTGTGCCTGTGGAGACTCTGATTGTATTGAAGTTTGTGATATTAGGGAGTGGCTTCCCACATCGAAAATAGATGATAAATTGTGGAAACTTGTTCTATTGTTGGGAGAATCTTATTTGGCACTTGGTCAAGTTTATAAGGACGATGGCCAGCTGTATCAAGCTTTGAAGGTTGTAGAGCTGGCTTGTTTGGTCTATGGATCAATGCCTCGAGACACAGGATTCATTTCTTCCATGGTTTGTAGTTCATTCACCCCAAATGATGATATAAGTGAAAATGAGTCTGCTATGAATGGTGATGTTCTTGTGTCCTCTAATTACCTCTTCTGGTCTAAAGCTTGGACTCTGGTGGGTGATGTACATGTTGACTTTTATTTGAAGAAAGGTCAAGACGTCTCAAGCCAAAGAGAAGTGAAAGAATGCACCAAGAGCTTGAAAATATCATCTGAAGTATTGAAGGAGGTTGTAAGGCTGAAGAAGAAGATTGGGCAATTTACGGAAAACTGTCGTTCTTGTTCTTTAGTGAACTGCAGCTGCCAGAGTGACAGGGCCAGTAGCGGCAGCAGTGCCAGCAGTAGTGTTCGGGATGCATACCCATCTGCTTATGGTAGAAAGCAGAATAAGAAGCCACATGGCAGAAACAGCCTCTATACACATACTGGGGACAACAATAATCATGTTTCTCAGAAAATGGGCCTAAAAAATACTTATGGACCTGAACATATCAAGCATCCGAAGAGTGATACCTGTGTAGATAGTAGGAATGAGAATTTTACGATTTCAGATGCAATGGAGGAGATGAATTTGAAAACTGCCAGCTCTGAAACAGCTGATGtttcaaaagaaaaagataatgCAAGGGGTGCAGAAGAAACTCATCCAGAAGCTATTTCCACCGGAAAATCTGCAGCTAAAAGTGGTGGTATATTTAAATTCTTGAGAGGTTCTGTGAGTGGAGATGCAGACTGTAAATTGTCTGGTGCACTAAGCTGTTATGAAGAAGCTCTCAAAGCTATGGGTAGGCTTCCTCCGAGTTCAATGGAATCACAATCAGTACTGAAAAAGAAAGGATGGGTGTGCAATGAATTAGGGAGAAACAGGATCGAAAGGAAGGATTTGAGCAAAGCTGAAACTGCGTTTGCCAAGGCAATAGATGCATTTAGAGAAGTAGAagaccacaccaatgtcatcctGATCAACTGTAACTTGGGCCACGGACGACGTGCATTAGCAGAAGATATGGCATCCAAAGTTGAAAGTCTCAAGAAACATGCCTTGTTCCAAAAATCATATTTGCAGGCACTCGAGACTGCAAAATTACAGTACAGGGAAGCACTCAGGTACTATGGAGCTGCCAAAACAGAACTTAATGCTTTTGTTGAAAAAGTGGGTCCTCTATCTAGCAGTGTCAAAAATGAAGTGAACACGCAGTTCGCACATACGTATCTGAAGCTTGGTATGCTACTAGCTAGGGAAAACACTTTTGCCGAGGTTTATGAAAATGGTGTTCTGGAAGATTGCTCTAGTCCGTCACCAAGTCAAACTCAAACTGAACACAGGAAGCATGAAATATCAGCAAATGATGCAATCCGGGAGGCCTTGGCTGTCTATGAGTCACTCGGTGAGGTGAGGCGACAAGAGGCAGCATATGCTTATTTTCAACTTGCTTGTTATCAAAGGGATTGTGTTTTGAGGTTTATGGAGTCGGATCAAAAGCAAAACACTTTAAACAAAGTTGAAAGCAGTGTTGTTCAAAAGGTAAAGCAGTATGCTTCCCTCGCAGAAAGGAATTGGCAAAAGTCCATTGATTTCTATGGGCCAAAAACACACCCTGTGATGTTCTTGACTATCCTTACTGATAGATCAGCTTTGTTGTTTAGCCTTTCAAGTTACCTCCACTCAAGCATG ATGCTTGAATCAGCCCTAACTCGTCTGCTTGAAGGACGCCTTGCATCTGAAAGCACATCGCTACGTGATCAAACTCCTGAGATTTGTGCTAAGTTTTGGTGTCAGCTTCAAACAGTCTTGAAGAGTATGCTGGCCACAGCACGCTCCACAAGAGCAAATAAACATTCTATCAACACTCAGCAAACCCCCAGTAAATCTTCCGATGCAAAAAAGCTTTCAGAGCTTTACAAGATCTCTTTGAAGTCACCCAATTTCGGTCAGCTGAACAAGATGCACAGCTTGTGGACTGCGTAG